The Apium graveolens cultivar Ventura chromosome 3, ASM990537v1, whole genome shotgun sequence sequence aaataatataaacaTACAGCCTGTGTTCTTGAGTCAAAGAAGTTGTGTAAAGCCCATTCACGTTTCCaacaagtggcatcagagctaaggttcCGTTCGTGAAAAATGGCGACGATGGTGCAACCACAAATCCCGAAATTAATGGCAACAAATTACGGGAACTGGAGTATCCAAATGAAGGTGTTACTCTGTTCATACGATAATTGGGATATTGTTGAAAGTGGTTATGACGAGCCCGTAGATGCTACCACTGAAGCGGCCCTTTCAAATGCGGAGAAGATGATTTTGAAAGAGACCCggaaaaaagataaaaaggcgTTATATACAATTATTCAAGGAGTTGACGAATCAACCTTTGAAAAAATTTCAAATGCAAAAACGGCGAAAGAAGCATGGGAGATTCTGCAAAAATCATTCCAAGGAGTCGAAAAAGTCAAAAAGGTGCGGCTCCAGGTGTTACGCGGGGAATTTgaaaatttaaagatgaagaattcagaaaatattggtgaatttgttacgCGCTTGAAAGCCGTGACAAATGAGATGAAAAGAAATGGTGAAAGTCTCGATGATGTTCGGGTGATGGAAAAATTACTCCGTTCGTTGACGAGGAAATTTGATTACGTTGTTACTTCTATCGAGGAATCAAAGGACTTGTCCACAATTTCTATTGATGAGCTCATAGGTTCACTTCAAGCTCATGAGCAGCGgatgaaccagtatgatgatgCAAGCCATTTGGAAAAGGCGTTGTAAAGTAAGGTGTCTATTGGTGACAGTTCTGGCAGTAGCAGTTCTGCACGTGGAAGAGGTGGCTTTAGAGGTGGCTACCATGGTGGACGAGGATGAGGAAGGCAATCCTTCAATAGAGGCCATAATTCTGAAGGGTATCGGCCATCTAGTCGTGGTCAAAATTTCAGAGTCCGTGGAAGAGGCGGATTTCAACAACGAGGTGACAAGTCTCAATTTCAATGTTATAATTGTAAAAAATTTGGTCACTTCAGTTATGAGTGTAGAGCACCAAAAGTGGAAGAAATGAGTCACTTTGCTGCAGCAAAAGAATATAAAGACGTTGGAACTGCTATGTTCCTCACTTATAAAGGAGATGAGGAAAACAagaagaatgtttggtatcttgactcagGGGCCAGTAATCACATGACTGGTCACAAGGAATTATTCACGGAGATAGACGACACCATCAGCGGAGAGGTTACTTTTGGTGACTCGTCAAAGATTCCGGTGAAAGGAAAAGGTACCGTCACGATCATGTCAAAGAAAGGTGaaaagaaatatataaatgatgtttattatattcctgcattgaaaaataatattatcagtcTTGGTCGGCTTGTGGAGAAAGGATATAATATACAGATGCAGGACAATTCCCTCATTATCAGAAATCAAGCTCGGGAATTGATTGCAAATAtggagatgtcaaagaatcgTTTGTTTACGCTTGATATGCAAACAAATATGAAGAAGTGCTTAAAGtcggtcattaaaaatgactcgtggTTGTGGCATTTGAGAAGTACTCTTAATATACCACCGTCAGACATAGGAGTATAGGACAGTGTCTAAAACACCTGTTTGATTCTGAGCTTGGCGGTGATAAAGTTTTTCAGGTTGGAGATGAGAACTTCAAAGCTCGTAAGTTGATACTTGATGCTGGCTCACCCATGTTTAGAGCTATGTTTTTTGGACTTGTTGGTGACACCGGTATGGATAAAGTAGTCCTGGAAGATATCGAATCTTCTATATTGAAGGTAACAAATTTCATATAATTCCTCTCTTTTAGTAAATTTAAAAAAAGTTTTACTAAGAAAACACAGAATGGGTATTTGTTAGAATTTCAAACTCTTTTAGATTCATTATTAATATAATTAACTTCTTGGAGTAATATGAATGAAAGAAAATAAGAATCACATTAATAGTAATACAGCTATGGAGTTGAAGGTGCATGCATGAACCAGTTGGAGAAATCAATGAGAAAGAATCACTGCAGCTGTGAAATTTTAAAAGAACAAAAAAAGTCAAAGAAGGTGGCTATCTAGAAGAATTATTAGTAGAAATGCAAAGCTGGAACCTGGTTGTTAATTAATTATCCCATAAAAATGGTGGTCTGTAGTTTGACAATCTTTAGGAGCCTGCATGGTAATCTGGTCATACTAGAAGATAAAATTGTTGCTGATCGGATAGTCTAGTTTGTAGGTTGTAGTATTAATTAAGGCATGATGTAAACTCTAAGTCTTATGCCTATAAATAAGGCACCCTCTGTGTAATATTATGTACTAAGTGAATTGTAAGAGTAAAAGAAAAGAGTGTAGCTCCAGAGAGATAAAAAGGCTGAAGCCTGTGAAAGAAAATCTGTTGTATGCtctatttaatatatatacaaagTGCGTTGAGTGTGAGTTTtattatcaaaataatataaacaTACAGCCTGTGTTCTTGAGTCAAAGAAGTTGTGTAAAGCCCATTCACGTTTCCAACAGTATTTTCCATTATCAGTATTATTGTTCTTTAATAACAAGATCACATATACATTGAATCAATTTATCTAGATGATTGAAGCAGACTGTTGAGTATTAAGACTCTTAGTAAAAGAATTTGGTTCTTTATTTGGCTGAAATCAATTAGTTTCTTctttattttgtatttttttatggACTAATAAAGCAGAATTGAACATAAGATTTTTGTGGGGCCGAGATTTGTAAATAATAATACAATCTACATTTCAGTTTGACTTgtaaaattgattttaaataatataaagtgattTTTTTGTTATATAGTGAGGAATAAGTATAGTACGGTTGGGGAATAGCCGGGTAAGAGTTAACTTTAACGACTTTTAGGTGCAACTGAATTTAGAGATCAGTTGATATAGTATAGGTAGGTCGATGAGATTTTTTATTGTAGTATAGGTAAGATTTGACTATAACAATTTTTATCTAGTTTGGTTTAATCTACAATCTTATAAGATTTTTGTATTTAAACATGAAGTCTGACTGGCCAGCTGCGACAAATATACAGTAACGTTGTCTGGGTAATCCTCTTGATGGCCTTGGGCACTACTCCATGTTTTCTTGCATCTTTAAATGCCATGCTTGTAGTAAGATGATTTAAAGCTTACATGTAGAATTTGTTTATGCCATGACATCAATGAGATTGTTTATTTTGGAATTAGACACCTTGACCTAATTCTCGTTTCCTATTTGACAATTTTTTATCAGGTATAAAGACCGGATGATATGAGCTGGCTACTTAGATATAATTAGCAATGTTATAGTAAGTATGAGTTTTGAAGAGTCACCCAGAAAGTAGACGTCAAGAGCTTGCTCCTGCATTTGTTTTGGAGAttgaaataattatgtaaatataAATACTTAGGCATCATGTAACATGGATCACTAAAGATCCTTATTTTCTCATTAGGCAGTGTTTTATTTACCACTTGTGAACTTGTATTTGCTACTGGGTTTGATGTAATAAAACCAGGAATGTATACGTTGGAATTAAGCCTAGGACAATTTTCTGGTTTAGAGTTTGCGATTGTATTAGACTTTGGCAGGTTTAGAATTTATATTGGAAGCCGAAAATGGTTTTGAATTTAAATTGGAAGCCGAAAATGGCTGgaaaataaaaaatgaatattTGATTATTCTGGAAAAACAAACTTACGATGGTTGTTCATCGTATATTCCGTCGTAATGTAgcaatttttatattttaaattatttttttggaattttaattTTGCAAGCTTGTAGGTCCCACCTTCTAAAATACGACGTTTTTTCTGTCGTAAGTACACAACTTACGACAAAAAATTTCGTCGTATGTTCATAACATACGACGATATATTCCTTcataagtagatttattattttattgagaaCGTGGCCCCTGCTTCCTAATTTCCGACGCAATTTTATTTTGTGAGGAAAAACTGAAATTATTACTCGAGCAAAAATGacgatttttttccgtcgtaaagggctcaattacgacgatttcagtcCAAAAAAATGGTCGTAAATGGCCTGATTTTTTGTAGTGTATAGTTGAAGAATTATATGGTTTTACTGTCTTTGTGCTTAACTTTTGATGGCCAATGTTTTTGTTGGCTTTGTGATGAACTTTTGATCGTCTATTATATGATTACCACCTCTCTCCATGTTAATTAGAGGTTTTGAGTTcttaaagaaataattaaatgTTTATTTTTTAGTTATATTCTATATTAGGGAACTTGTGTTTCAAGTAGAACTGCTTGGCAGGTCTGTGGTTGTAAAGAGAGATATATCATGTAAAATTATAGTATGGCAGGTGGAGCTAAGGGCTATTTATTAATAATAGTATATAAATTTACAATACTTTATGCAGTGAGATTGTCCTGAAAGGGAACATAGATCTCTTGCATGGTTGGCAGGGAATCTGTATGGTTTTCTCGAATAGTAAGAGGTGCTTAGTGATGCAGTTCTAATTCTGTTATGTGTCCTTATTTAGAGAAGTTCTTATGTTCTCTCTGAGAAATTGAAAtagattttttttttcttctggACCGCAGTTACTTTGTATATAAGAGCGTATGGAGGTCCATAATATTTGCAATGTGTCAAGTGAACAGTTTCTTTCCTCTTGCTTTTTAATTACGTGGAAAAATATATTAGATACACATAGAACTTGCTCGATCGGTTTCTCCGCAAACGGTTTATTTTCCAAGTCTTCTGCTTTCAGATTTTAAAAACTAATTAGAAGCAATATGCTTGTTTGGTGTGCATAGTGGCTAATTTAATGTTGGATTTttattaggattttatttatattaatttgAATCTTATCTGTATTTGGAACCACTAGCTGGACACGCTGTTGCATGCATTGACTTGGTCGTGGGTGTCATAGAGATTATTTAGGAACTGCATGAATAAGTCTAGAGTTTTAACTGCATTAGCAGTGTAGTAGTTGAGATCGTGGTCCTTATGTTTTGGCCACATCAGTTAGTTTGTTGATCCTCTATTTTATATTGTAATGCATTATCGTAGTAAAATCAGAGCTTCCTGTTTTACACTTGTTTCTTCCGTTTCCATCAAacactttatatatatatatatatattgtatttGACAGTGTGTTGTGTGTGATCACAAGAACTGGTATCAGAGCCACTCTACTGCATGCCGAAATACATGCCAAGGATGGCGACAACGGAAACTAATAAGCTGAAAGAAGGTGCCATCGGTTTGAATTATCCGATGCTAGCAAAGAGTAACTACACCGCCTGGGCACTCAAAATGAAAGTGTACATGAAGGCTCAGGGTGTATGGGACGCGGTGGAAGCCAAGAAAACGGGAACTGTGGTGAATGAACGCCAGGATAAAATTGCTCTGGCAACGATTTACCAAGAAATTCCGGAGGATGTGTTGCTGTCAGTAGCTGAGAAAGAAACAACGAAGGAGGCTTGGGAGGCCATAAGGACTTTGTGTCAAGGGGCAGAACGTGTCAAGAAGGCTAGAGTTCAAACGTTAAAAGGTGAATTCGAGTTCATGTGTATGAAGGATGCTGATTCTTTAGATGATTTTTGTCTAAAGTTAAATGGGTTAGTAACACATATACGTGCCTTGGGAGAGACATTAACTGATAGCTACGTTGTGAAGAAATTGCTCCGTGCAATGCCAACGAAATACTTGCAGATTGTTTCGACCATGGAACAATTTGGTGACATTGAGAATATGACTGTTGAAGAAGTTGTAGGCTCACTTAAAGCCCACGAAGAAAGACTAAGGGGGTAGACTAAGAAAGGGGGTGGTCAGTTGATGCTTATAGAAGAGGAGTGGGCAAGAAGAGAAAGTGAAGAAAGAAAGCTGCTATTGACAAAGGAAGAATGGGTGAAGCGTAACAAAGCAAATACGGAAGGCTCACATGCTCAGAAAATTCGAGGGAAGGATGGTAGCCGTTGGAACCGTGATAAAAGTCGGGTAAGATGTTAGAACTGCTAGGCTTATGGTCATTTTGCAACAGATTGCCGGAGATGAAAATGAGACAAGGAAAGTAAAGTAGGAGAAGTGAACATAGCTCAAGTCGAGAATGACGAGTCTGCTCTATTATTTACAGAATGCGATGATAAGCAAAAGACCATGATGTTACTCAACGAAGAGGGTGTGGTTCCTAGGCTCAATAAAATTAAAGGCAACCATACAGAATCAAATTTGTGGTACTTGGACAACGGAGCAAGTAACCACATGACCGGCCAAAAATCAAAATTTAGGGAATTGGATGAAGATGTGACTGGACAAGTTCGC is a genomic window containing:
- the LOC141713786 gene encoding uncharacterized protein LOC141713786; the protein is MATMVQPQIPKLMATNYGNWSIQMKVLLCSYDNWDIVESGYDEPVDATTEAALSNAEKMILKETRKKDKKALYTIIQGVDESTFEKISNAKTAKEAWEILQKSFQGVEKVKKVRLQVLRGEFENLKMKNSENIGEFVTRLKAVTNEMKRNGESLDDVRVMEKLLRSLTRKFDYVVTSIEESKDLSTISIDELIVLAVAVLHVEEVALEVATMVDEDEEGNPSIEAIILKGIGHLVVVKISDYECRAPKVEEMSHFAAAKEYKDVGTAMFLTYKGDEENKKNVWYLDSGASNHMTGHKELFTEIDDTISGEVTFGDSSKIPVGDENFKARKLILDAGSPMFRAMFFGLVGDTGMDKVVLEDIESSILKVTNFI
- the LOC141713787 gene encoding uncharacterized protein LOC141713787; protein product: MATTETNKLKEGAIGLNYPMLAKSNYTAWALKMKVYMKAQGVWDAVEAKKTGTVVNERQDKIALATIYQEIPEDVLLSVAEKETTKEAWEAIRTLCQGAERVKKARVQTLKGEFEFMCMKDADSLDDFCLKLNGLVTHIRALGETLTDSYVVKKLLRAMPTKYLQIVSTMEQFGDIENMTVEEVVGSLKAHEERLRG